From Chloracidobacterium sp. N, the proteins below share one genomic window:
- a CDS encoding alpha/beta hydrolase, with amino-acid sequence MTQLAHITRLLARLGKKPNIAPTPSRLVYHENKLRVLGYAAAGKRQKQRPLPVLIVNSLVNKYYILDLTPGKSFVAYLAGEGIPVYMIDWGVPDAGDARLTLAYHVNHYLRRVVEAVCVDAGVEQVVLVGYCMGGTLSLMYTALHPARVAGLVLLATPVDFANDAILNLWTRREYFDVDKLVDTFGNPPEQLLQSTFMMMKPTKNITKYVDLLQHADNEDFVETFLAFDYWVNDVVSLPGETFRQFVKWCYQENQLVQGKLRLGRRTVKLEQIAVPVLNVVANHDDVVPRVSSEALMGLVGSREKELLAVNGGHHGLSIGKSAVEVVWPRIAAWVRERRAG; translated from the coding sequence ATGACCCAACTGGCACACATCACGCGCCTGCTGGCGCGGCTTGGGAAAAAACCGAACATTGCGCCGACGCCGTCGCGCCTCGTCTATCATGAAAACAAGTTGCGGGTTTTGGGTTATGCGGCTGCCGGGAAGCGGCAGAAGCAGCGTCCCTTGCCGGTGCTCATCGTCAACTCGCTCGTCAACAAGTACTACATCCTGGATTTGACGCCCGGCAAAAGCTTCGTGGCGTATCTGGCCGGAGAGGGCATCCCGGTGTACATGATTGACTGGGGCGTACCGGATGCCGGCGATGCCCGGCTTACCCTGGCGTATCACGTCAATCACTATCTGCGGCGGGTGGTGGAGGCGGTTTGTGTCGACGCTGGTGTGGAGCAGGTTGTCCTGGTTGGCTACTGCATGGGCGGGACGCTGTCGCTGATGTACACGGCGCTGCATCCGGCGCGTGTTGCCGGGCTGGTGTTGCTGGCCACGCCGGTGGATTTCGCCAATGACGCCATACTCAACCTCTGGACGCGCCGGGAGTATTTTGATGTGGACAAGCTCGTGGATACGTTCGGCAACCCGCCGGAGCAGCTTCTGCAATCCACCTTTATGATGATGAAGCCGACGAAAAACATCACCAAGTATGTGGATTTGCTCCAGCATGCCGACAATGAGGATTTTGTGGAGACTTTTCTGGCCTTTGATTACTGGGTCAACGATGTTGTTTCGCTGCCGGGGGAGACGTTTCGGCAGTTTGTGAAGTGGTGTTATCAGGAAAATCAACTCGTGCAGGGGAAACTCAGGCTGGGGCGGCGGACGGTGAAGCTGGAGCAGATTGCCGTGCCGGTGCTCAACGTGGTGGCCAACCACGATGACGTTGTGCCGCGTGTATCTTCGGAGGCGTTAATGGGGCTGGTTGGGAGTCGGGAGAAGGAACTGCTGGCGGTCAATGGTGGGCATCATGGGTTGTCCATTGGGAAGAGCGCCGTGGAGGTGGTGTGGCCGCGGATTGCGGCGTGGGTGCGGGAGCGGCGTGCGGGGTGA
- a CDS encoding glycine betaine ABC transporter substrate-binding protein, which produces MTWLQFILEERAIWLTAWREHVLLVLVATVLALAVGLPLGIAAAHLPRVRGVVFAVVNAVQTVPSLALFGLLLPLPWLGGIGARTAIVALTLYALLPIVRNTATGILGIEPGVREAAAALGLTPWQRLRYVELPLATNVILAGVRVSVVLSVGTATIAAAIGAGGLGTLIFRGLRQNDNRLLIAGGALAALLALLVDVIFAAFERHAPGAAPRLVRVRRLAAAAGLVVLLLPVLWSYRVASGPVMPTGRPVVVGSKDFTESVILAEVLAQALEARGVAVERRYELGGNLAHTSLLAGAVDVYPEYTGTAWTAILGQRPLTDPQRVYTEVRQTYAARFGLVVGPPLGFRNDFAILVRRQTAVEYGLRTISDAARAPLRWRAGFGQDFMSRADGYAGFCATYGFDFQSPREMDLALTYRALAAGELDIIAGNATDGLIAALDLVALEDDRHYFPPYQAVYVVRQAAGSEVPSLAEVVQSLAGVISTAAMQRMNYAVDGEKRTPREVAADFLAAYRAGMSSVP; this is translated from the coding sequence ATGACGTGGCTACAGTTCATTCTGGAAGAGCGGGCCATCTGGCTGACAGCCTGGCGGGAGCACGTTCTGCTCGTTCTGGTGGCCACGGTGCTGGCGCTGGCCGTCGGGCTGCCGCTGGGGATTGCGGCGGCCCATCTGCCCCGCGTGCGGGGGGTGGTGTTTGCCGTGGTCAATGCCGTGCAGACGGTGCCGAGCCTGGCCCTGTTTGGGCTGCTGCTGCCGTTGCCGTGGCTGGGCGGCATCGGCGCGCGCACGGCGATTGTGGCCCTGACGCTGTACGCGCTGCTGCCCATCGTGCGCAACACGGCCACGGGGATTCTGGGAATTGAACCGGGTGTACGGGAGGCGGCGGCAGCCCTTGGGCTGACGCCGTGGCAGCGGCTGCGCTACGTGGAGTTGCCGCTGGCGACGAACGTCATTCTGGCCGGGGTACGGGTATCCGTCGTGCTGTCGGTCGGCACAGCCACGATTGCGGCGGCCATTGGCGCCGGCGGGTTGGGGACGCTCATTTTTCGCGGGCTGCGGCAAAACGACAACCGCCTGCTGATTGCCGGCGGGGCGCTGGCGGCGCTGCTGGCGCTGCTGGTGGATGTCATCTTTGCGGCTTTCGAGCGCCATGCCCCGGGGGCTGCCCCGCGTCTGGTACGGGTCCGCCGTCTGGCGGCGGCGGCTGGACTGGTGGTGCTGTTGCTGCCGGTGCTGTGGAGTTACCGGGTGGCCTCCGGGCCGGTGATGCCGACGGGACGGCCGGTTGTCGTCGGTTCAAAGGACTTCACCGAGTCGGTCATTCTGGCAGAAGTGCTGGCGCAGGCGCTGGAGGCGCGGGGTGTGGCCGTGGAGCGCCGGTATGAGCTGGGCGGCAACCTGGCGCATACGTCCCTGCTGGCAGGGGCGGTGGATGTCTATCCCGAATACACCGGCACGGCCTGGACGGCCATTCTGGGGCAACGTCCGCTGACCGATCCGCAGCGCGTCTATACGGAAGTCCGGCAGACGTATGCCGCGCGTTTTGGGTTGGTGGTCGGGCCGCCACTGGGCTTTCGCAATGACTTTGCCATTCTCGTCCGTCGCCAGACGGCCGTGGAGTACGGTCTGCGGACCATTTCTGATGCGGCGCGGGCGCCGCTGCGGTGGCGGGCCGGCTTTGGGCAGGATTTTATGTCGCGCGCTGATGGGTACGCGGGGTTTTGTGCGACGTATGGCTTTGATTTTCAGTCGCCACGGGAAATGGACTTGGCACTGACCTACCGGGCGCTGGCGGCCGGCGAGCTGGACATCATTGCCGGCAATGCGACGGATGGCCTCATCGCGGCGCTTGATCTCGTCGCTCTGGAAGATGACCGGCACTATTTTCCGCCCTACCAGGCCGTGTATGTCGTGCGTCAGGCGGCAGGGTCCGAAGTGCCGTCGCTTGCCGAAGTCGTGCAGTCATTAGCAGGGGTAATTTCGACGGCGGCAATGCAGCGGATGAACTATGCCGTGGATGGTGAAAAACGCACGCCACGTGAAGTCGCGGCTGATTTCCTGGCAGCTTACCGGGCGGGTATGTCTTCCGTCCCCTGA
- a CDS encoding ATP-binding cassette domain-containing protein produces MSDVPVPKPVAAPVVELHGVGLVRAGVPVLDGIDLAVASGEVFMLLGASGSGKTSLLKLVNRLLEPTSGEVRVAGQAVAMWDVIQLRRRMGYVMQDAGLFPHLTVERNVGLLLELSGWTPERRRARVVELLDSVGLPAGMYAGRFPSELSGGERQRVGLARALALDPDLLLLDEPFGALDPVVRSRLQHEFAELVARLGKTALFVTHDLREALRVGTRIGLLVGGRLVADAPPETFLKLDCPAVREYVQAARF; encoded by the coding sequence ATGAGCGACGTACCTGTTCCGAAGCCGGTGGCTGCGCCCGTCGTCGAGTTGCACGGGGTCGGTCTGGTACGGGCCGGGGTGCCGGTGCTTGACGGCATTGATCTGGCGGTGGCGTCGGGGGAGGTGTTCATGCTGCTCGGCGCTTCGGGGAGCGGAAAGACCTCGCTGCTCAAGCTCGTCAACCGCCTGCTTGAGCCAACCTCCGGCGAGGTGCGGGTGGCCGGGCAGGCGGTGGCGATGTGGGATGTCATCCAACTGCGCCGTCGGATGGGGTATGTCATGCAGGATGCGGGACTGTTTCCGCACCTGACGGTGGAGCGCAATGTCGGGCTGCTGCTGGAGTTGTCCGGCTGGACGCCGGAGCGGCGGCGGGCGCGGGTGGTGGAACTGCTGGACAGCGTCGGTCTGCCGGCCGGGATGTATGCCGGCCGGTTTCCATCCGAACTGTCGGGCGGCGAGCGGCAGCGGGTGGGGCTGGCGCGGGCGCTGGCGCTCGATCCTGACCTTCTGCTGCTGGATGAGCCCTTTGGGGCGCTCGATCCGGTCGTGCGTTCCCGGCTGCAACATGAGTTTGCGGAACTGGTCGCCCGGTTGGGAAAAACGGCGTTGTTCGTCACCCATGACCTGCGGGAGGCGCTGCGGGTGGGGACGCGCATCGGGTTGCTGGTCGGCGGGCGGCTGGTGGCGGATGCGCCGCCGGAAACCTTTCTGAAGCTGGACTGCCCGGCGGTGCGCGAATACGTGCAGGCGGCGCGCTTCTGA
- the trpB gene encoding tryptophan synthase subunit beta, with the protein MQSFGYFGPFGGIYAPETLMPALEELEAAFLAAQSDNVFQETFRDLSTGFLGRPTPLFYARNLSRELGIELYFKREDLLHGGAHKTNNALGQALLAKQMGKTRLIAETGAGQHGVATAMAGALLGLRTEVYMGEVDMARQQPNVFRMQVLGATVHAVRTGGRTLKDAINDALRDWMTNVRTTHYVLGTAAGPHPFPTMVKYFQRVIGDEARAQMLEQTGRLPDVVVACVGGGSNAIGMFTAFLEDADVQLVGVEPGGRGLDTGAHGAVLARGTPGTLHGMRSYVLQDEDGQIHETYSISAGLDYPSVGPEHAYLKSIGRVQYDVATDDEAIAAFHHLSRCEGIIPALEPAHAVAWVRRHARHYPPGTTILLNLCGRGDKDMQTVMQYAAGGSV; encoded by the coding sequence ATGCAGTCTTTCGGTTACTTTGGACCTTTTGGCGGCATCTATGCGCCGGAAACCCTTATGCCGGCGCTCGAAGAACTGGAAGCCGCTTTTCTGGCCGCACAGTCTGATAATGTTTTTCAAGAGACGTTCCGGGACCTTTCAACCGGTTTTCTGGGGCGCCCGACGCCGCTGTTTTACGCCCGGAACCTTTCCCGTGAGTTGGGCATCGAGCTGTACTTCAAGCGGGAAGACCTGCTGCACGGCGGCGCGCACAAGACCAACAATGCGCTGGGGCAGGCACTGCTGGCGAAGCAGATGGGCAAAACGCGCCTGATTGCCGAGACCGGCGCCGGGCAGCATGGCGTGGCCACGGCCATGGCCGGGGCGCTGCTGGGGCTGCGCACCGAAGTTTATATGGGCGAAGTGGATATGGCCCGGCAGCAGCCGAACGTCTTTCGCATGCAGGTGCTGGGGGCGACGGTTCATGCCGTCCGTACCGGTGGGCGTACGCTCAAAGATGCCATCAATGACGCCCTGCGGGACTGGATGACCAACGTCCGCACCACGCATTACGTGCTGGGAACGGCCGCCGGGCCGCATCCCTTTCCAACCATGGTCAAGTATTTCCAGCGGGTCATTGGCGATGAGGCCCGGGCGCAGATGCTGGAACAAACCGGCCGTCTGCCGGATGTCGTCGTGGCCTGTGTCGGCGGCGGCTCGAATGCCATCGGGATGTTCACGGCCTTTCTGGAGGATGCGGATGTGCAACTTGTAGGCGTCGAGCCGGGAGGACGGGGGCTGGATACGGGTGCCCACGGGGCTGTTCTGGCCAGAGGAACACCTGGCACGCTGCACGGTATGCGCAGTTATGTGCTTCAGGATGAAGATGGTCAGATTCACGAAACGTACAGTATCTCGGCCGGGCTGGACTATCCTTCTGTCGGTCCCGAACATGCCTATCTGAAAAGCATTGGGCGAGTGCAGTACGACGTGGCCACCGACGACGAAGCCATTGCTGCCTTTCACCATCTGTCGCGGTGTGAAGGGATCATTCCGGCGCTAGAGCCGGCCCATGCTGTTGCCTGGGTACGGCGTCATGCGCGTCACTATCCGCCGGGGACAACCATTCTGCTCAACCTCTGCGGGCGCGGCGACAAGGACATGCAAACCGTGATGCAGTATGCCGCCGGGGGAAGCGTCTGA
- a CDS encoding 2-oxoacid:ferredoxin oxidoreductase subunit beta, with product MTEPLKIAGASETPLNLQRTDFISDQEVRWCPGCGDYSILFQVQSVLPKLNIPRENLVFVSGIGCSSRFPYYMNTYGFHTIHGRAPTVATGIKLANPDLSVWVITGDGDGLSIGGNHFIHVMRRNLDVNVLLFNNRIYGLTKGQYSPTSEFGKKTKSSPMGSIERPINPLCMAIASEATFIARSIDVDTKHLAATIERAARHKGVSFVEIYQNCNIFNDGAYKPISDKEVRADNMLYLEHGKPMIFGKDRNKGIRLNGIRPEVVTIGEQGVTVDDLLVHDENAEDPTLAYLLTQMNFPEFPVPMGVFRNVFKPTFEELTRQQIEVAMTRGKGDLERLLHSGDTWVVE from the coding sequence ATGACCGAACCGCTCAAGATCGCTGGCGCGTCGGAGACGCCACTCAACTTGCAACGTACGGACTTCATCTCCGATCAGGAAGTCCGCTGGTGTCCGGGCTGTGGCGACTACTCGATTCTCTTTCAGGTGCAGTCGGTTCTTCCCAAGCTCAACATTCCCCGCGAAAACCTGGTGTTTGTTTCGGGGATCGGCTGTTCGAGCCGGTTTCCGTACTACATGAACACCTACGGCTTCCACACCATTCATGGCCGCGCGCCTACGGTGGCCACCGGCATCAAGCTGGCGAACCCGGACCTTTCGGTGTGGGTCATCACGGGGGATGGCGATGGTCTGTCCATCGGCGGCAACCATTTCATCCACGTCATGCGGCGCAACCTGGATGTCAACGTCCTGCTGTTCAACAACCGCATCTACGGGCTGACGAAGGGGCAGTACTCCCCCACGTCGGAGTTCGGCAAGAAGACGAAATCCAGCCCCATGGGGAGCATCGAGCGGCCCATCAATCCGTTGTGTATGGCGATTGCTTCCGAGGCCACGTTTATCGCCCGTTCGATAGACGTGGATACCAAGCACCTGGCGGCCACCATCGAGCGGGCGGCGCGGCACAAGGGGGTGTCCTTCGTGGAGATTTACCAGAACTGCAACATCTTCAACGATGGGGCCTACAAGCCCATCAGTGACAAGGAAGTGCGGGCGGACAACATGCTCTACCTGGAGCATGGCAAGCCCATGATTTTTGGCAAGGACCGCAACAAGGGCATCCGGCTCAACGGCATCCGGCCCGAAGTCGTCACCATTGGGGAACAGGGCGTGACGGTGGACGATCTGCTCGTCCATGACGAAAACGCGGAAGACCCGACGCTGGCCTACCTGCTCACCCAGATGAACTTCCCGGAATTTCCTGTGCCGATGGGCGTGTTCCGCAATGTCTTCAAGCCCACCTTCGAGGAACTGACCCGGCAACAAATCGAGGTGGCCATGACGCGGGGGAAAGGCGATCTGGAGCGATTGCTCCACAGCGGCGACACCTGGGTGGTCGAATAG
- a CDS encoding 2-oxoacid:acceptor oxidoreductase subunit alpha, producing MSSTAILGNTEEKIQEVTSVTVRFAGDSGDGMQLTGTQFTNTAALLGNDISTLPDFPAEIRAPQGSLPGVSGFQVNFSSMDIRTPGDEPDVLVAMNPAALKVNLPDLHEGGILIVNENEFIKSNLDKAGYTSNPLTDGSLKGYRLISIPITDLTYNALADMDMTKRNKERCKNFFALGIVFALFDRPLEPTYQWIEQKFGAKPEIAEANRRTLKAGYDYADTTEIFTTHYRVRKASLPPGKYRKITGNEATALGFVAASELTGRPLFYGSYPITPASDILHELSRLKNFGIKSFQAEDEIAAMGAAIGAAFAGHIGLTGTSGPGVCLKSEAIGLAVMTELPVVIINVQRGGPSTGLPTKTEQSDLLQALYGRNGECPVAVVAPSSPSDCFNMAVEAVRLAVTFMTPVFYLSDGYIANGAEPWKIPQLSELPPMKQVLRQDPTGFLPYERDEQTLARPWAVPGTPGLEHRIGGLEKQHRTGNVSYDPANHDFMVRLRAEKIARIANFIPDLAVEGDPEGDLLVLGWGGTYGAIATATEELRRQGYRVSNAHLRYLNPFPRNLGDVLKRFKRVAVAELNLGQLNLLIRGMFLVDSVSINKVAGKPFKISELITRCKALL from the coding sequence ATGTCATCCACGGCCATTCTCGGTAATACCGAAGAAAAAATTCAGGAAGTCACTTCCGTCACCGTTCGCTTTGCCGGCGATTCAGGGGACGGGATGCAGTTGACGGGAACCCAGTTCACCAACACGGCAGCGTTGCTCGGCAATGACATCAGCACGCTGCCGGATTTTCCGGCCGAAATCCGTGCGCCACAGGGCAGCCTGCCGGGGGTTTCCGGTTTCCAGGTCAACTTTTCGAGCATGGACATCCGTACGCCGGGGGATGAGCCGGATGTGCTGGTGGCCATGAATCCGGCGGCGCTGAAGGTCAACCTGCCGGATTTGCACGAAGGTGGAATTCTCATCGTCAACGAAAACGAGTTCATCAAGTCCAACCTCGACAAGGCCGGCTACACCTCGAACCCGCTGACGGATGGCTCTCTGAAGGGCTACCGGCTGATTTCGATTCCCATCACCGACCTGACCTACAATGCGCTGGCGGACATGGACATGACCAAGCGCAACAAGGAGCGGTGCAAGAACTTCTTTGCGCTGGGCATCGTGTTTGCCCTCTTTGACCGGCCGCTGGAGCCGACCTACCAGTGGATCGAGCAGAAGTTTGGGGCAAAGCCGGAAATTGCGGAGGCCAACCGGCGCACGCTCAAGGCCGGGTATGACTACGCCGACACGACCGAAATTTTCACGACGCACTACCGGGTGCGCAAGGCCAGCCTGCCGCCAGGCAAGTACCGCAAGATTACCGGCAACGAGGCGACGGCGCTGGGGTTCGTTGCGGCCTCGGAACTGACCGGGCGGCCGCTGTTTTATGGCAGCTATCCGATTACGCCGGCTTCCGACATCCTGCATGAACTGTCCCGGCTCAAGAATTTCGGCATCAAGTCCTTTCAGGCCGAAGACGAAATTGCGGCCATGGGGGCGGCGATTGGCGCGGCCTTTGCCGGACACATCGGGCTGACAGGAACCAGTGGTCCCGGGGTGTGTCTCAAAAGCGAAGCGATCGGTCTGGCGGTGATGACGGAGTTGCCGGTCGTCATCATCAACGTCCAGCGGGGCGGCCCCTCGACGGGACTGCCAACCAAAACCGAGCAGTCCGATCTGCTCCAGGCGCTTTATGGACGGAATGGCGAATGCCCGGTGGCCGTGGTGGCGCCGTCGTCGCCGAGCGACTGCTTCAATATGGCGGTCGAGGCCGTCCGCCTGGCTGTGACCTTCATGACTCCGGTTTTTTATCTTTCAGATGGCTACATTGCCAACGGCGCCGAGCCGTGGAAGATTCCGCAACTGTCTGAACTCCCGCCCATGAAGCAGGTGTTGCGTCAGGACCCGACGGGTTTCCTGCCCTATGAGCGGGACGAGCAGACGTTGGCGCGCCCCTGGGCGGTGCCGGGGACGCCGGGACTGGAGCATCGCATCGGCGGTCTGGAAAAGCAGCATCGCACGGGCAATGTCAGCTATGACCCGGCCAACCACGACTTCATGGTACGGCTGCGGGCGGAAAAAATTGCCCGGATTGCCAACTTCATTCCCGACCTGGCGGTGGAAGGCGACCCGGAGGGGGACTTGCTGGTGCTGGGCTGGGGCGGCACCTACGGGGCGATTGCCACCGCCACCGAGGAGTTGCGCCGTCAGGGCTACCGCGTGTCCAATGCCCACCTGCGCTACCTCAATCCCTTCCCGCGTAATCTGGGTGACGTGCTCAAGCGTTTCAAACGGGTGGCCGTCGCCGAACTCAACCTTGGACAGCTCAACCTGCTCATCCGGGGCATGTTTCTCGTGGACAGTGTGAGCATCAACAAGGTGGCTGGCAAACCGTTCAAAATCTCGGAACTCATCACGCGCTGCAAAGCCTTGCTGTGA
- a CDS encoding cyclic nucleotide-binding/CBS domain-containing protein yields MSLEHVIQDWKVRHLEPSRPVIVTPDTSLAETIRAMMAERAGYAFVCENGSLLGIVTERDYLLKVMGLGVEYTAPVKDFMTPNPTTIREDATIVEAMRLMDAGNYRHLPVLDADGGILGVISTRHIISFIVEHFPQDVVNLPPKLDQKSLTVEGG; encoded by the coding sequence ATGTCTCTCGAACATGTCATTCAGGATTGGAAAGTGCGGCATCTGGAGCCCTCGCGCCCGGTCATCGTCACCCCGGATACGTCGTTGGCGGAAACCATCAGGGCCATGATGGCCGAACGGGCCGGCTATGCTTTCGTCTGTGAAAACGGCTCCCTGCTCGGCATCGTGACCGAGCGGGATTACCTGCTCAAGGTGATGGGGCTGGGCGTCGAGTACACAGCACCGGTCAAGGACTTCATGACGCCGAATCCGACGACCATCCGGGAAGATGCCACCATCGTCGAGGCCATGCGTCTGATGGATGCCGGGAACTACCGGCATCTGCCGGTGCTCGACGCCGACGGCGGGATTCTGGGCGTGATTTCGACCCGCCACATCATCAGCTTTATCGTCGAGCACTTTCCGCAGGATGTGGTCAACCTCCCACCCAAACTCGATCAGAAGAGCCTGACCGTTGAAGGCGGTTAG
- a CDS encoding hotdog fold thioesterase yields the protein MSESQLAVFPPDAAPAALSSARFGLAAHLGIEFVEATPTCLRARMPVDERTKQPYGLLHGGASVALAETMGSVASHLVSPERMVVGLEINANHLRAVREGFVYGTVTALHIGSSTHVWDIRIQDEEGRLVCVSRLTVAVLNRPSPPPVA from the coding sequence ATGAGTGAATCACAACTGGCCGTTTTTCCGCCGGATGCCGCACCGGCTGCGCTGAGCTCGGCGCGGTTTGGATTGGCAGCGCACTTGGGAATTGAATTTGTGGAAGCCACACCAACCTGCCTGCGGGCGCGCATGCCCGTGGATGAGCGGACGAAGCAGCCCTACGGCCTGCTGCACGGGGGTGCCTCTGTGGCGCTGGCCGAGACGATGGGCAGTGTAGCCTCGCATCTGGTGTCCCCGGAGCGGATGGTGGTTGGGCTGGAAATCAATGCCAATCACCTCCGTGCGGTGCGCGAGGGCTTTGTCTATGGGACGGTGACGGCCCTGCACATTGGGTCGAGCACCCATGTCTGGGACATCCGAATCCAGGATGAAGAAGGACGGCTGGTGTGCGTCAGTCGCCTGACTGTTGCCGTGCTCAACCGTCCATCTCCGCCGCCCGTGGCCTGA
- a CDS encoding nucleotidyltransferase family protein, which yields MMRHLAVSRERIAEFCRQRGIRQLAFFGSVLREDFRPDSDIDVLVEFEPDRVPTLFDIVGMEQELSAMLGGRRVDLRTPEDLSPYFRNQVLREAALQYATE from the coding sequence ATGATGAGGCACTTGGCTGTCTCCCGTGAGCGCATTGCAGAATTCTGCCGCCAGCGGGGTATCCGGCAACTGGCGTTTTTTGGCTCGGTCCTGCGGGAAGACTTCAGACCGGACAGCGACATTGATGTGTTGGTCGAGTTCGAGCCTGACCGGGTTCCAACCCTCTTCGACATTGTGGGAATGGAGCAGGAATTATCAGCCATGTTGGGAGGACGCCGGGTTGATCTGCGTACTCCGGAAGACCTGAGTCCCTATTTTCGGAACCAGGTTCTCAGGGAAGCTGCGTTGCAATATGCAACCGAATGA
- a CDS encoding DUF86 domain-containing protein → MQPNDLIRLRHRLDAAHEALRFVHGKQRIDLDSDRQLVWALVKAIEIIGEAAYQMAPTVRAEIPDLPWNGIIGMRHRLVHAYFDINLDILWKTVQQGLPPLVAGIEKYLSTVDTGSNR, encoded by the coding sequence ATGCAACCGAATGACCTGATCCGGCTTCGCCACAGGCTGGACGCCGCTCACGAAGCGCTGCGCTTTGTTCACGGAAAGCAGCGTATTGACCTCGACAGCGATCGTCAGCTTGTCTGGGCGCTGGTCAAGGCCATTGAAATCATTGGCGAGGCAGCGTATCAGATGGCTCCCACGGTAAGAGCCGAAATACCTGACCTGCCGTGGAACGGCATCATCGGTATGCGACATCGCCTTGTGCATGCCTATTTCGACATCAACCTGGATATCCTCTGGAAAACGGTGCAGCAGGGACTCCCACCCCTTGTGGCCGGGATCGAGAAGTATCTTTCAACCGTGGACACCGGAAGCAACCGTTGA
- the rnc gene encoding ribonuclease III: MPKRGHQTFEHLMAQLETRLGHRFACRERLAEALTHRSYALEHPPTPHNERLEFLGDAVLGFIICAWLVERFPAASEGDLAKAKGHLVASAQLAQAAERIGLGEALRLGRNEEQQGGRHKTTLLENAFEAVVAALYLDGGITAATAAVRRIFAAEVAALDFAHIAALDAKTALQDWLRLHRRPLPCYETIAVEGQSHQPTFHVVVTIEGQRLGEGRGPSRKAAEQAAAALALQQLKAEVETS, from the coding sequence ATGCCAAAACGTGGCCACCAGACCTTTGAACACCTCATGGCCCAGCTTGAAACCCGGCTGGGCCACCGGTTTGCATGCCGTGAACGGCTTGCCGAGGCGCTGACCCACCGCTCCTACGCCCTGGAGCACCCACCCACCCCCCACAACGAACGCCTCGAATTCCTTGGCGATGCCGTACTGGGGTTCATCATCTGTGCGTGGCTCGTCGAGCGGTTCCCTGCCGCCAGCGAAGGTGATCTGGCCAAGGCCAAGGGGCACCTCGTGGCTTCCGCCCAACTGGCCCAGGCCGCCGAGCGCATCGGGTTGGGTGAAGCCCTCCGCCTCGGCCGCAATGAGGAGCAACAGGGCGGACGCCACAAGACGACGCTTCTGGAAAATGCCTTCGAGGCCGTCGTGGCAGCCCTTTATCTCGATGGCGGCATCACTGCCGCCACCGCCGCCGTACGGCGTATTTTCGCCGCTGAGGTCGCGGCGCTCGACTTTGCCCACATTGCCGCACTCGACGCCAAGACGGCGCTTCAGGACTGGCTCCGTCTGCACCGGCGCCCGCTTCCCTGCTACGAAACCATTGCCGTCGAAGGGCAGTCCCACCAGCCGACGTTTCACGTCGTCGTCACCATCGAAGGGCAACGGCTGGGCGAAGGGCGCGGGCCAAGCCGCAAAGCCGCCGAGCAGGCAGCCGCCGCCCTGGCGCTTCAGCAGTTGAAAGCCGAGGTCGAAACGTCATGA